A genomic window from Camelina sativa cultivar DH55 chromosome 2, Cs, whole genome shotgun sequence includes:
- the LOC104740391 gene encoding hypersensitive-induced response protein 1-like gives MGNLLCCVQVDQSTVAIKETFGKFEDVLEPGCHFLPWCLGSQVAGYLSLRVQQLDVRCETKTKDNVFVNVVASIQYRALANKANDAFYKLSNTRSQIQAYVFDVIRASVPKLILDDVFEQKNDIAKAVEQELEKAMSAYGYEIVQTLIVDIEPDEHVKRAMNEINAAARMRLAANEKAEAEKILQIKRAEGEAESKYLSGMGIARQRQAIVDGLRDSVLGFAVNVPGTTAKDVMDMVLVTQYFDTMKEIGASSKSSAVFIPHGPGAVRDVAAQIRDGLLQGSSTSTNM, from the exons atgggaaatTTGCTTTGTTGCGTTCAAGTGGATCAGTCAACTGTGGCGATCAAAGAGACTTTTGGGAAATTCGAAGATGTTCTTGAACCTGGTTGCCATTTTCTTCCATGGTGTCTTGGTAGTCAAGTTGCTGGCTACCTCTCTTTGAGGGTTCAGCAGTTAGATGTTCGTTGCGAGACTAAGACAAAG GACAATGTGTTTGTTAATGTTGTTGCTTCCATTCAGTACCGAGCTTTAGCTAATAAGGCGAATGATGCGTTCTACAAACTCAGTAACACTAGGAGTCAGATTCAGGCCTATGTGTTTGATG tCATTAGAGCAAGTGTCCCGAAGTTGATTCTTGATGATGTCTTTGAGCAGAAGAATGACATTGCGAAAGCTGTTGAACAAGAGCTCGAGAAG GCAATGTCGGCTTACGGTTATGAGATTGTGCAAACTCTCATTGTTGATATCGAGCCTGATGAGCATGTCAAACGAGCCATGAACGAAATCAATGCTG CTGCAAGGATGAGACTTGCTGCAAACGAAAAGGCAGAGGCCGAGAAGATCTTGCAGATAAAGCGAGCTGAAGGTGAAGCTGAGTCCAAGTACCTCTCAGGTATGGGTATTGCCCGTCAGAGACAAGCGATTGTAGACGGATTACGCGATAGTGTGTTGGGGTTCGCTGTGAATGTGCCCGGGACAACAGCTAAAGATGTGATGGACATGGTGCTTGTTACACAGTACTTTGACACAATGAAGGAGATTGGTGCTAGCTCCAAATCCTCTGCAGTGTTCATACCGCATGGACCAGGAGCTGTTCGTGATGTGGCTGCTCAGATCAGAGATGGCCTTCTTCAGGGCTCGTCCACCTCCACCAACATGTGA
- the LOC104740400 gene encoding nucleolar protein 58-like, whose protein sequence is MGETEEKVKNDGDNKEEEHSKVEKTEKKDKDKKDKHEDDKDGGGEEGEDQEKKSKKKDKKAKKEKNPEDKKDPQKLKTKLQKIEDKIQAMVLKKDEILKLIHEAEQAKPSTAAVDAPPPSN, encoded by the coding sequence ATGGGAGAAACagaagagaaagtgaagaaCGATGGTGATAATAAAGAAGAGGAACACAGCAAGGttgagaaaacagagaagaaggatAAAGATAAGAAGGATAAGCACGAGGACGATAAAGATGgcggaggagaagaaggagaagaccaagagaagaagagcaagaagaaagataagaaggcgaagaaagagaagaacccTGAAGATAAGAAAGATCCTCAGAAGTTGAAGACGAAGCTTCAGAAGATTGAAGACAAGATTCAAGCTATGGTCTTAAAGAAAGATGAGATTCTGAAGCTTATTCATGAGGCTGAACAAGCTAAGCCTAGTACTGCTGCTGTAGATGCACCACCACCAAGTAACTAA